CCGGGCGGGTGACGCGCCCGGCCGGCAGCAGCCCCACCCCGCCGAAGGCGGCGATGAGTTCCTCGACCAGTTCGAGACTGTCCGCGTGATGGGTGAACCGCGGCGCGAACCCGGCCATGGACGCGAGCGTCCGCACTGCTTCCTCGTCGGAACTGTTGCGGGAATTGCCGATCCACTCATCGTCTCGGAACGCGTCGAACACCGCCAGCGTGCCTTCCCCGCGAACCCGCCCGGCCGCGGCGCGCGGCACGGCGAGGCCCCACGGCAGGCTCCACAGCGGCGTCACCTGCAGGGCCGGGTCCGCGGTCGCCGGAGCGAGGTCGTAGTCGTAGGTGAGGGCGAGGTCGGCTTCGTCGGCCATCAGCAGCGCGACCGCTTCGGCGGGTTCGGCCTCGCTGATCACCACCCGGACCCGCGGGTGACGCTGCGCGAGCCGTTCGGCCACCGGCAGCAGCGACTGCCGGACCGCGCTCGCGAAGCCCGCGATGCGCACCGTCCCGGCCGGCTCGGAGTGCGGGTCCAGGTCGACCCGCGCCGCCTCGACCGCGGCGAGGATCGTGGCTGCGTGGTCGGCGAGCCGCCGCCCGGCCGGGGTAAGCCGCACCCGGCGGCCGTCCGGTTCGAGCAACGTGACGCCGGTTTCCTTGGCCAGCGCCGAGATCTGCTGCGACACCGTGGACGTTGTGGTTTCCAGCACGTCCGCGACCGCGCGCATCGAGCCGAGTCGCGACAACTCGAGAAGGAACTGCAGCCTGCGGGTCTCCATTCGTCGATTGTTCAGGATTCCTGGACGGTACGTCCAGGATCAGCACGTGGACACGAACGGTCCAAATCCGTTTTCCTGGTGGACGTGCTTCCCTCCTCTCCTCGCGCCGGTGTTGCGCTGGCCATCGGGGCCATGCTGTCCGTCCAGCTCGGCCTGGCGGTCTCGGTCGGCCTCGCGCACGAGATCGGCCCGGCTGGGGTGGCCTGGCTCCGGCTGGCCTGGGCGGGCGTGCTGCTGCTCGTGTTCGTCCGGCCGCGCCCGGCCGACTTCGGCCGCCCGGCGCTGCTGGCCGGGCTCGGTCTGGGCGTGGTCACCGCCGGGATGACGATCTTGTTCATGGTCGCCGCGACGCGACTGCCGCTGGGCACCGCGAGCGCGCTGGAATTCCTGGGTCCGCTGACCGTCGCGATCGTCCGCGGCCGCAGCGGAACCCGGCTGTGGCCGGTGCTGGCGGCCGCCGGGGTGCTGTTGCTGACTCAGCCGTGGCAGGGCGGCGCCGACCTGGCTGGCATCGCCTGCGCGCTGGCGTCGGCGGTGTGCTGGGGCTCCTACATCCTCCTGACTCAACGGGTCGGCGACCAGGTTTCCGGCCTGCGCGGACTGGCGCTGTCGATGCCGGTCGCCGGCCTGGTCGCGACTGTCGTGCACGGCCCAGCGCTCGCCGGGCACCTGACCTGGCCGCTCGTCCTCGCCGGGCTCGGACTGGCGGTGCTCGTGCCGGTGGTCCCGTTCAGCATGGAAATGCTGGCCCTGCGCCGGTTGACCACGTCCGCGTTCGGGACTCTCGCGAGCCTGGAACCGGCGCTGGCGCTGCTGATCGGACTGCTCGTGCTGCATCAGGTGCCGAACCTGGCTGCGGTGGCCGGGATCGGATTCGTGGTCGCCGCCGGCATCGGAGCGGAACGGACCGGCGCGCGCGAGCCGGAGAACGAGGCGGCCGCCGTCTAGAGCGGTGCTTTCCGGCCTGAGCGGTGAGCGACGCTGCCGTCCAGTGCCTATCGCGGGCAGTACGCCTCGATCGTCGCCGGATACGAGGTCGGCGCGCACTACCGGCGTCGGGTGTTCGCGACCGTGGATGCGGCGGGTCAGGAGCGCGCGAGAGTGACGCGCCGTGTGTTCGCGGTTCACTGCCTTGTCCGGCAACGGATCCCGGTTCCTCGGCAGCGATCTTCGCCGACGGAACAGTTCCAGTGCGGCGCGCCAACTCCGCATTCCGTGAAAAAGCTTTCGTGCAGTGGCGGTCCGGATGAACATGCGGGCTCCCTCCCTCGGCCTTCCGGCTTGAAGAGAGCATCGCAGGCACCACCGACACTTTCGGGCACCCGACCGGCCGGCTAGTGCTCGTCGGCCGGTCGCGGAGTGCGTTCCACTATGTGCTGCAACGCCTTCACGTGTCCGAGAAATCTTCGGCGGCCGTCCTCGGTGGCGCGGATCGACGTCTTCGGGACCCGGCCGAGGTACTTCCGCTGCTGCTCGATCTGGCCGTCCGACCGGAGAGTGCTGAGCTGTTTGGACAGCGCCGAATCGGAGAGCGCCACGGCGTCGCGAAGGAAAGCGAAATCGCACCAGTCCACTGCGGACAGCATGGACATGATCGCCAGCCGGGTCGGGTCGGACAGCAGCCGGTCGAGACCGGGCGGTGGTACTGCGGCAGTCATTGGTCCCCTCGGCGCCGGGCCACCGCCAGCAGTGCCTGAGAGAGCGCGAACAGCGCGGTGAACGCGAGCCCGAAGAGCACCCCGGCGACCGTGCACGGGTATTCGCGCAGACCCAGTCCGTCGGCGAGGGTTGCGGCGAAACCGGTGCCATAGCGGGAGATCAGCCATCCGCCGACACCGCCGATCAGGGCGATCACCCCGAAGACCCACGGCACGAAGCCCTGCGTGGGCTGGACGCCGCGCAGCCGGCTCAGCGGCGCCGACCGGGTGCGCACGCCGACGGCGAACACGACGACGAGCAGCACGAGGATCACGACGGCAAGGAACTTGCTGCCAGTGAACGTGACGAAGTCGTTGGCCGCGGTGAAACCGGCGGTGAGCACGAACATGAGCGCGTAGGTCCACCACGGCAGTCGTGCGGCGCGTCGCGCCTGGTCCTGGTGGGTTCGGACGGCGGCGAGTGCTTCCTCGGCCCGCTGCTGTTCTTGGTTCACAAGTCCCTCCTCGACTACTTGCCTCATTGGAATGTAGCGACTTCTTTCCGGTGCGGCAAGTAGTCCGGGGGACGGTCCGTTCTAGGCTGGGGATCATGCAGGTGGAGATCTGGAGCGATGTGGTGTGCCCGTGGTGCTACCTCGGGAAAGCGCGGTTCGAGAAGGCGCTGGCGGGATTCGCGCACCGGGACGAGGTGACGGTCGTCTACCGGTCTTTCGAGCTGGATCCCGGCAAGGTCAGGACTGAGCCCCTGCTGGACATGCTCACCGCGAAGTATGGCCCGCAGGCGGCCGAGATGGAGCAGCGCGTGGCCGGGCTGGCCGCTGAGGAAGGACTCGGCTACCGGACCGACCGGGAGATCGGCAACACCTTCGACGCGCACCGGTTGCTGCATCTGGCGCGGGAGAAGGGGCTCGAGGGGGAGATGGTGTCGGCGTTGTTCCGGGCGAACTTCGCGGAGGCCAGGGCGGTGTTCGACGCCGGGGTGCTGGTCGAGGTGGCGGTGGAGGCCGGACTTTCGCAGGAGAGCGCGGAGGCGGTGCTCGGGGATCCGGAGCGGTACGCGGAGGCGGTTCGGGCCGAGGAGCGGGAAGCGGTCGAACTGGGGGCCGGCGGCGTGCCGTTTTTCGTGCTGGGCCGGCGGTTCGGGGTTTCCGGCGGGCAGTCGGTGGAGGTGTTCGAGAAGGCCTTGGAGAGGGCTTGGGAGGCGTCCGCCTGAGTGCCCGGGTGCTGCGACGCCGGAGGTGTCGACGGTTCGAGGGCGTCGTGCCTGGTCCGATGGAACGGCGGCGGTGCGAAGAAGGCCCGTTGAAGGAGCGGTTCCTTCAACGGGCCTTCGTTGTCTGCGTTCTTCGCGTCAGCCGTCGGACCAGGAGCTGAGGCGGTTCAGGAGCCGTTCCAGCACCTCGGGGTCCGCGCCCACCGGGCCGCCGGACACCGGTTCGTCCACCAGCGTGCGGCGGTCGCCTCGGCGGGGGAGCCGGACCTGACCGGCGGAAATGCCGCCGGGCAGCGGAAGCTCGCACCAGGTGACCCGGCCTCCTGCCGGGCCGGGGCGGACGCCGATGCGGTCGTCGCGCGGGGGGACCGGGGCGGGGAGATCGTCCTCCACCTCGACGACCAGGTGGTCGCCGCGCAGTTGCAGCCGGACGGTGACGAACGACGGGGCGGCCGGGCTGCTCTGGTCGACCACGTCGCCCACCAGCCGCACCGCGGCGTTCGTGGCCTGGTCCAGCATCGGCAGCAAGGACCAGTCGCTCAGGATCAGGCGGACGAACAGCTCTGTGCACGAAATCGCGCTCGGCTGCGCCACCAGCCGGAGGTCGTCCACCTGGGTTGTGCGCGTGCTCAAGCGTCACCTTCCTCTGGGGCTGGCGGCCCGATCGGGGGCGGGACCGTGCGGGCATCATGCCACCGTCCCCCGATCAGGTTGCGCCGGGTGGTCGATCTTGAGAAAAACCGCTGGTCGGCGGCCGATGGTCAGAGCTTGGCCGTGGACACCGCGAAATTCGAGAAGTACGCGTGTTCGTCGTGGCCGGGGCCCCAGCTGGTCTCGTGCCCGCCGAAGAACGTCGAGAAGAACACGCCCTTGAACGGGATGCCCGAAATGCCTGGTGCGGACCTGCTCGACAGCACCTGCTTCCCGTCGTACCAGACGGTGATCTGGCCGGTGCTCCGGTTGACCGACTGTTCGATGGTGTGCGTCTTGCCGTCCGGGGTGAAGTTCCACGAGCCGAGGCCGACGTCCTTGCCGTATCCGTCGCCGGACGGCGTGTACACGTAGACCTCGCCCTTCGTCCCGCCGCGGAACATGAACCGGGTGGACCAGCCCTTGCCGTGGTTGCCGCCGCTTTCCTCGCCCGGGTTGCCGCCGTACAGGCCGGGCAGTTTGCCGCCCTTGCCGAAGTCGAAGCCGGCCGGGAACTTCAGGTCGTAGCGCAGGTAGAGGGTGGTCGCGTCGCGCAGTTCGGAGTGATTCGCCTTGGCCAGGTCCTGGTAGAACTGGCCGCCGCCCTTGGTGGGGCAGTCGGTGCAGGACTGGGCCGACGAACCCTTCCCGTACTTGACGTCCAGCACGCCGCCGGAGGCGGACAGCGTGCTGCCGAACCCGAATTCGCCGGATCCGTCGATGCCCCAGGCGCCGCGCCACGAGTTCGACGGGAACCCGTCGAACGTTCCGGCCCAGCCGCCTGCCTGGGCCGGGTTGGTGCTGGCTTTGGCCGGAGTGGCCCAACATCCGGCTGTCACGGCAGCGGCGGCGGCGAGCGCGACGAAGCCCCAGCGGAGTGAACGCATTGGTGTCCCTTCCCGGTGAACGGAAGGCCCGGGCACCCCGGATGGGGGCGGGCCGCTTTCGCGGCGGCGTGATCGACACCGTACGGGTAGCGCGCCGGTCCTTTCAAGCCGCTGTCCGGCCGTCGTTTGTCCACAGTGGATGTTTACCGTGGGCGAATGCGGCGGGAATCGGCGCGATGGGCGATCCAGGACCTCCGCGGTCGACGCGGGCGATTTCGCCGGTGCGGGCGAGTTGTTCCGCGAAGGTGCATTGCACAGCGGCGGCGGACGGACCGGGCAGGACACGGATCGCGCGGTGGCCGAGTGGTGCCGCGCGATCCGTGTCCTGCACGCCGAGGGGACTCCGCGAACCAGGCGCGTGACGACGAACGTCCGGGTGGCTGTCGACGGGCAGAGCGTCTCGGCGCACAGCTGCTTCACGGTTTCCCAGGCGACGGAAAGCCTTCGGCTGCAGCCGATCGCGGCCGGGCACTACGACAACCGGTTCGTCGTGCGGGAAGGCGAATGGCGGTTCGCGGAGCGGACGCCGGTCGTGCAGCTGATCGGGGTTGGTCCTAGCACCTGCCGGGCGGACGGACTCCGGACGGCAGGCGAACGCGCCGCAGAGGTTTAGACCTGTATATCCGGTTTGCGGAGCATTGGTCCGGCCACGATCCAGCCGGAAACGCTGGCGCGGCACCGCGCGGCCAGTCAGCCCCACGGTGCCGCGTCCGAAGAAAATCAGTCCCGCTTGCCGGTGACCCGCCGCTTCACGGCACGGCTCGCCGCCAGCGTCGGGAACGCCAGCAGCGCCCCGGCGCCGAGCGGAATTCCTTGCTGCCACGCGGGCGCTCCCAGTGCCGCGGCGGGCGTGGACTGCGGGTTGTGGTCGGTGACGCCGCCGAAGCGGCTCGGCGGCAGGACGATCAGCCGGGCTTTGCCGATGACATCGTCGACCGGCACGACGCCGTTCGCTCCGCCGCCGCCCTGGCAGCGCGAATCGCACGAGTCGTTGCGGTTGTCGCCCATCACCCACAGGCCGCCGGCCGGCACGGTGAACGGCGGGAACGGCCGCTGCACCGGGTCGTTCGGGTCCATCCAGTGCAGGTACGTCTCGTTCAGGGGCTTCCCGTCGACCAGTACGCGGCCCTGCGGATCGCAGCACTGCACGGTCTGCCCGCCGACGGCGATCACGCGTTTGACGAAGTCGTGTTCGTCCGCGGCCGCGAAGCCGACGAGCGATCCGAGCCCGCGCAGCGCCTTCGAGAAAATGTCGCTCGGCTCCTGCGGCGCGATCTCGGCCGTGTTCCACGTCTTCGGCCCGCGGAAGACGATCACGTCGCCCGGCGACGGGTCGGTGAAATCGTAGGTGACGCGGTCGACTACGACCCGGTCGCCGAAACAGCCGGGGCACCCGTGCAGGGTGCTCTCCATCGACTGCGACGGGATCAGGAACACCTTCGCGACGAACTGCTGGATCAGGATGGTCAGCACTAGCGCGATCCCGATCAGGATGGGCAGTTCCTGCCACAGCGGGCGTTTCCGCTTCTGCCGCTTGGCGGAATCGTCCGGTTCGGGACGCTCCGGTTCGGGCTCGCCGGGAACGGAGGTCTGGGGGATGGGGTCGGCCACCGCGCCAGGCTACCGAGAACCGCGTCCGCGGCGGCGGAGCGGCGAGGGCCACGATCGGGGAGTCGTGCCGGTGGGCGGGACCGCGACAACCACCCCCTGCTCGCGTCCGTGTCCCCAATGTGGCATTGGGTGCATCTCGCGCACCCAATGTGGCATTCGGTGCATCTGATGCACCCAATGCCACATTGGGGTTTCAAGGACGCGGCCGCCGGGTTACCGCTCGAACGAGCCGTGCCGGCCCGCGCCGTCGGCGAACCGTTTGGCCCCGGCGAGCGTGTCCGACGCCAGCGACCGCAGTCCGTGCCGGAACTCGTTCGCCAGCGCCGCCTCTTCCGCGAGCCCTTCTCCCTCGAGCAGTGCCGCCCGGTCCTCCCGCAGGCACGTCTGCGGAAACGCGGCCAGCTCCCGCCCGAGCGCGACAGCTGCCGCGACCGCCTCGCCGGCGGGCACCACCCGGTTGGCGAGACCGATCCGGAGCGCCTCGGCGGCGTCGACCGGCCGCCCGGTCAGCACCAGGTCCATCGCATGGCTCCGGCCGATCAGCCGCGGCAGCCGCACCGTTCCGCCGTCGATGAGCGGGACTCCCCACCGCCGGCAGAACACGCCGAACACCGCCGTCTCGTCGGCGACCCGCAGATCGGCCCAAGCGGCCAGCTCCAGCCCACCCGCGACGGCGTGCCCGGACACCGCGGCGATCACCGGTTTCCGCAGGCGCAGCCGGGTCGGGCCCATCGGACCGTCGCCGTCGGGTTCGGTGCGATTGCCGTTGCCTTCGCTGACCGCCTTCAAATCGGCGCCGGCGCAGAACGTGCCGCCGGCGCCGTACAGCACCGCCACCGCCGCGTCCGAGTCGTCGAATTCGCGGAAGGCGGCGGTGAGCGCGTCGGCGGTCGGTCGGTCGACGGCGTTGCGGCGCTCTGGGCGGTTGATGCCGATCGTGACGACCGGTCCGTCGCGGTCCACCAGCACGGTGCTCATCGCAGCAGCATAAGGTCCACGGCATGGAAAGCTTGGCAGCGTTCGGTTATGAGCTCGGGGTGCTCAAGCGGGTCCGCCGCGCGGGGTGGTGGCAGGCCGGTGTCCGCGACCCGGAATCGGTTGCCGAGCACAGCCTGCGGGCGGCGCAGCTGGCCGCGCTGCTGGCCGCCGAGGAAGGGGCTTCGCCGGAGCGCGCCGCGTTTCTCGCGCTGTGGCATGACACCCAGGAGACCCGAACCGGCGACCTGCCGCACACCGCCGCGCCCTACCTGACGAAGCCGGAGCCGCGAGCGATCACCGCTGAGCAGACCGCCGGGCTGCCGGCGGCGTCAGCGGAAACGGTGCGAACAGCGGTCGACGAGTACGAGACCCGCGAGTCGCCGGAAGCGCGCTGCGCCAAGGATGCGGACAAGCTCGAGATGCTGTTGCAGGCACTGGAATACCGCGCGAACGGCGTGTCCACAGTGGACGAATGGATCGCGTCTGCGCAGGCCGGGCTCTACACCGGCACCGCGCGGCGGCTCGCCGAGGCGGCGCTGGCGACCGAACCGCTCGCCTGGCGCGCTCGTTAGTTGTCACCCACATGGGCGGAATGATGGTTGAGAGCCGTCTTCTGCGGGAATGGTCAGAGGACCACGATGTCGGGGAGGCACAAGATGAACCGGAAAATCACGGGAGTGCTCGCCAGTATCGCGGCGATGGCGGCGACGGTCGGCTTCGCGGCCACCGCGGAAGCAGCGGGACCGCCGTGCGGCCAGCAAGCCAAGGCATGCGTGAAGCTGTCCGCCAACACGGCGTGGCTGATGGACAACGGCCGGGTCGTGCGCGGAGGGGTGCCCATCACGGTGGGCAAAAAGGCGTTTCCCACTCCGCAGGGCACCTTCCGCGTCCAGTACAAGGACCTGCACCACTACAGCAAGCAGTTCCACGGGCCGATGCCGTACTCGGTGTTCTTCACCAACACCGGCGTCGCGTTCCATCAAGGCAGCCTGAAGGTGCAGTCGCACGGGTGCGTGCATCTCTCGCACGCCGACGCGGTGGCGTTCTTCAACACGCTGCAGCCGGGCGACGTGGTGCAGGTCGTGCGCTGACCGTCCGGACGTCCGCTCCACGGGGCGGCGGCGGGCCGGTCGTCCGCCTGGACGGTTTCGTCGCCCCCGGGCTGATCGGCCAGTGCTGGTCTCCGCCGCCTTCCCGCGTCTCGCCCCTGTTCCAGGCGCCCGGTCAGCCGACCGGAACCGCCCGGCGCAACGCTTGGCGGCGGAGCCGGCCGAAACCCCGCGGATGGTTGAACCCGAACACCGCCACGATCCGGCCCGCGCGGCGGTAAGCGGCGACGAACGACTCGTCGTCCGGGCCGCCTTCCTCGAAAGTCAGCTCGTCGTCGGCGCGCGGGTGCCCGGCCAGCTGCAACGTGCCGGAGTACTGGTCCGACCAGACGTAGCCGCTCGCCTCGTACTCCCGGACCACCCGGCCGGCCAGGAGATTCGCGACCGCCACCGGAGCCTGCTCGCTGGCGTTGGTCCAGTGCTCGTGGCGCGTCCCCGCCGGACCGAAGGAGGCGACGTCGCCGACTGCCACGATGTTCGGCCGCGAGGTCACCAGCCCTGCGCAGGTTCGTACCCCGTTGGCGACCTCCAGGCCGGACCCGGCGAGCCATTCGACCGCCGGAACTGTCCCGATTCCGGCGACCACCAGGTCCGCGGGCAGATGCTCGCCGTCGGCAAGCGTCACTCCGGTGACGCGTCCGGCGGTAGTGGCCAGCGCGGCCACCGACGCCCCGCACCGGAGCGAAACCCCGTGCCGTTCATGCAGGCGAGCGCAGATCGAGCCGAGCTGCGGACCCAGCACCCGAGTCAGCGGCGTCGGCAACGCCTCCAG
This sequence is a window from Amycolatopsis benzoatilytica AK 16/65. Protein-coding genes within it:
- a CDS encoding L,D-transpeptidase, giving the protein MNRKITGVLASIAAMAATVGFAATAEAAGPPCGQQAKACVKLSANTAWLMDNGRVVRGGVPITVGKKAFPTPQGTFRVQYKDLHHYSKQFHGPMPYSVFFTNTGVAFHQGSLKVQSHGCVHLSHADAVAFFNTLQPGDVVQVVR
- a CDS encoding EamA family transporter, whose translation is MDVLPSSPRAGVALAIGAMLSVQLGLAVSVGLAHEIGPAGVAWLRLAWAGVLLLVFVRPRPADFGRPALLAGLGLGVVTAGMTILFMVAATRLPLGTASALEFLGPLTVAIVRGRSGTRLWPVLAAAGVLLLTQPWQGGADLAGIACALASAVCWGSYILLTQRVGDQVSGLRGLALSMPVAGLVATVVHGPALAGHLTWPLVLAGLGLAVLVPVVPFSMEMLALRRLTTSAFGTLASLEPALALLIGLLVLHQVPNLAAVAGIGFVVAAGIGAERTGAREPENEAAAV
- the lepB gene encoding signal peptidase I: MADPIPQTSVPGEPEPERPEPDDSAKRQKRKRPLWQELPILIGIALVLTILIQQFVAKVFLIPSQSMESTLHGCPGCFGDRVVVDRVTYDFTDPSPGDVIVFRGPKTWNTAEIAPQEPSDIFSKALRGLGSLVGFAAADEHDFVKRVIAVGGQTVQCCDPQGRVLVDGKPLNETYLHWMDPNDPVQRPFPPFTVPAGGLWVMGDNRNDSCDSRCQGGGGANGVVPVDDVIGKARLIVLPPSRFGGVTDHNPQSTPAAALGAPAWQQGIPLGAGALLAFPTLAASRAVKRRVTGKRD
- a CDS encoding LysR family transcriptional regulator gives rise to the protein METRRLQFLLELSRLGSMRAVADVLETTTSTVSQQISALAKETGVTLLEPDGRRVRLTPAGRRLADHAATILAAVEAARVDLDPHSEPAGTVRIAGFASAVRQSLLPVAERLAQRHPRVRVVISEAEPAEAVALLMADEADLALTYDYDLAPATADPALQVTPLWSLPWGLAVPRAAAGRVRGEGTLAVFDAFRDDEWIGNSRNSSDEEAVRTLASMAGFAPRFTHHADSLELVEELIAAFGGVGLLPAGRVTRPEVTVLPLTGPDVRQRSYTCTRRGREAWPPLALVLGLLRGDD
- a CDS encoding DsbA family oxidoreductase — translated: MQVEIWSDVVCPWCYLGKARFEKALAGFAHRDEVTVVYRSFELDPGKVRTEPLLDMLTAKYGPQAAEMEQRVAGLAAEEGLGYRTDREIGNTFDAHRLLHLAREKGLEGEMVSALFRANFAEARAVFDAGVLVEVAVEAGLSQESAEAVLGDPERYAEAVRAEEREAVELGAGGVPFFVLGRRFGVSGGQSVEVFEKALERAWEASA
- a CDS encoding nuclear transport factor 2 family protein, coding for MFTVGECGGNRRDGRSRTSAVDAGDFAGAGELFREGALHSGGGRTGQDTDRAVAEWCRAIRVLHAEGTPRTRRVTTNVRVAVDGQSVSAHSCFTVSQATESLRLQPIAAGHYDNRFVVREGEWRFAERTPVVQLIGVGPSTCRADGLRTAGERAAEV
- a CDS encoding polysaccharide lyase; the protein is MRSLRWGFVALAAAAAVTAGCWATPAKASTNPAQAGGWAGTFDGFPSNSWRGAWGIDGSGEFGFGSTLSASGGVLDVKYGKGSSAQSCTDCPTKGGGQFYQDLAKANHSELRDATTLYLRYDLKFPAGFDFGKGGKLPGLYGGNPGEESGGNHGKGWSTRFMFRGGTKGEVYVYTPSGDGYGKDVGLGSWNFTPDGKTHTIEQSVNRSTGQITVWYDGKQVLSSRSAPGISGIPFKGVFFSTFFGGHETSWGPGHDEHAYFSNFAVSTAKL
- a CDS encoding NAD(P)/FAD-dependent oxidoreductase, which produces MKTVAIVGASLAGARAAQELRTQGFDGRVVLIGEEPHLPYDRPPLSKAFLAGRATRESLDLLDADELESVELRLGTRAERLDASTGSVLLSDGPLAADAVVLATGGRARTLPGTDSVAGVHVLRTVDDAIALRAELVPGARVVIAGGGFIGAEVASTCAGLGLEVTVLEALPTPLTRVLGPQLGSICARLHERHGVSLRCGASVAALATTAGRVTGVTLADGEHLPADLVVAGIGTVPAVEWLAGSGLEVANGVRTCAGLVTSRPNIVAVGDVASFGPAGTRHEHWTNASEQAPVAVANLLAGRVVREYEASGYVWSDQYSGTLQLAGHPRADDELTFEEGGPDDESFVAAYRRAGRIVAVFGFNHPRGFGRLRRQALRRAVPVG
- a CDS encoding crotonase/enoyl-CoA hydratase family protein → MSTVLVDRDGPVVTIGINRPERRNAVDRPTADALTAAFREFDDSDAAVAVLYGAGGTFCAGADLKAVSEGNGNRTEPDGDGPMGPTRLRLRKPVIAAVSGHAVAGGLELAAWADLRVADETAVFGVFCRRWGVPLIDGGTVRLPRLIGRSHAMDLVLTGRPVDAAEALRIGLANRVVPAGEAVAAAVALGRELAAFPQTCLREDRAALLEGEGLAEEAALANEFRHGLRSLASDTLAGAKRFADGAGRHGSFER
- a CDS encoding winged helix-turn-helix domain-containing protein — translated: MTAAVPPPGLDRLLSDPTRLAIMSMLSAVDWCDFAFLRDAVALSDSALSKQLSTLRSDGQIEQQRKYLGRVPKTSIRATEDGRRRFLGHVKALQHIVERTPRPADEH
- a CDS encoding HD domain-containing protein, with the translated sequence MESLAAFGYELGVLKRVRRAGWWQAGVRDPESVAEHSLRAAQLAALLAAEEGASPERAAFLALWHDTQETRTGDLPHTAAPYLTKPEPRAITAEQTAGLPAASAETVRTAVDEYETRESPEARCAKDADKLEMLLQALEYRANGVSTVDEWIASAQAGLYTGTARRLAEAALATEPLAWRAR